A single genomic interval of Microbacterium hydrocarbonoxydans harbors:
- a CDS encoding DeoR/GlpR family DNA-binding transcription regulator, translated as MLSAQRKDHLLGILLKDGRVVAKQVAVALGVSEDSIRRDLRELADAGALVRVYGGALPIPLADRPVDQRASLATESKQRVAQLAATQITPGATIVLDAGTTTLAMTRILPHGPDLTVITPSPAVALAVAEHSEARIVMIGGELSRFSMVAGGPLAMEAVQQLAADLFFLGVTGIDPVHGLTTGDLGDAATKRAIAARCTQTLVLGSEEKIGATSRYPVLDLERVAGIIVDPLVTDPVLDELATRVPVLL; from the coding sequence ATGCTGAGTGCGCAGCGCAAAGATCACCTGCTCGGAATCCTGCTCAAGGACGGCCGGGTCGTCGCGAAGCAGGTCGCGGTCGCCCTCGGGGTCTCCGAGGACTCGATCCGGCGCGACCTGCGCGAGCTCGCGGATGCCGGCGCGCTCGTGCGCGTCTACGGCGGCGCGCTGCCGATTCCGCTCGCCGACAGACCTGTCGATCAGCGCGCCAGCCTGGCGACCGAGAGCAAGCAGAGGGTGGCGCAGCTCGCCGCGACGCAGATCACGCCCGGGGCGACGATCGTGCTCGACGCGGGCACGACCACACTCGCCATGACGCGAATACTGCCGCACGGCCCCGACCTCACGGTCATCACGCCGAGTCCTGCCGTCGCCCTCGCCGTCGCCGAGCACTCCGAGGCGCGCATCGTAATGATCGGCGGCGAGCTCTCGAGGTTCTCGATGGTCGCCGGAGGTCCGCTCGCGATGGAAGCCGTGCAGCAGCTCGCCGCCGACCTCTTCTTCCTGGGCGTGACCGGGATCGATCCGGTCCATGGGCTGACGACCGGCGACCTGGGCGACGCTGCGACGAAGCGAGCGATCGCCGCCCGATGCACGCAGACGCTCGTGCTGGGCAGCGAGGAGAAGATCGGCGCGACGTCGCGCTACCCGGTGCTCGACCTCGAGCGGGTCGCCGGCATCATCGTCGACCCGCTCGTCACCGATCCGGTGCTCGACGAGCTCGCGACGCGCGTGCCCGTGCTCCTCTGA
- a CDS encoding DUF2273 domain-containing protein has product MTPTTTGALIGALLALAALMFGFWGFLLMALFAGIGALIGRIASGKLDVRGLADAFTGRRTS; this is encoded by the coding sequence ATGACCCCCACCACCACCGGCGCCCTCATCGGCGCGCTCCTGGCCCTGGCGGCACTGATGTTCGGATTCTGGGGGTTCCTCCTCATGGCTCTCTTCGCCGGCATCGGCGCCCTCATCGGCCGGATCGCCTCCGGAAAGCTCGACGTCCGCGGACTCGCCGACGCCTTCACAGGGCGGCGCACCTCCTGA
- a CDS encoding NADP-dependent oxidoreductase, whose product MTTEPHDDRSRRVVFRRFGGPEVLEIEERMPPHPTPDEVRVRVAAAGVNPVDWKLFSGQPMHDPYERSLPSGNGYDFAGVIDEVGADVGDWSVGDRVFGGLRYHAQADHLVIDPSLLVRVPDGLSLTVAGALNVVGRTAVASVESQEIGPDDVVLVSGAAGGVGILTAQLCVRRGARVLGTASPRNHDLLRRLGIHPLAYEEMLEAEIRRAAPDGLTVVLDTVGHGTVDLAVALGIAPERINTVADYAARQRLPVRGVGGAAAGRAELALIAGLLADGVTELPIDSVHPLEDVREAYARSIEGHATGKIVVVTGSGGV is encoded by the coding sequence ATGACCACTGAGCCGCACGACGATCGCTCGAGACGAGTCGTCTTCCGCCGTTTCGGCGGGCCGGAGGTGCTCGAGATCGAGGAGCGGATGCCCCCGCATCCCACCCCCGACGAGGTCAGGGTGCGCGTCGCCGCCGCCGGGGTGAACCCGGTGGATTGGAAGCTGTTCAGCGGTCAGCCGATGCACGATCCGTACGAGCGCTCGCTGCCCTCGGGCAACGGCTACGACTTCGCGGGGGTCATCGATGAGGTCGGAGCGGACGTCGGGGACTGGAGCGTCGGCGACCGGGTGTTCGGCGGGCTGCGCTATCACGCGCAGGCAGACCACCTGGTGATCGATCCGAGTCTGCTGGTGCGGGTTCCGGACGGTCTGTCGCTGACCGTCGCCGGCGCGCTGAACGTGGTGGGCCGGACCGCTGTCGCGAGCGTCGAGTCGCAGGAGATCGGCCCCGACGATGTGGTGCTCGTCAGCGGCGCCGCCGGAGGAGTCGGCATCCTCACCGCGCAGCTGTGCGTGCGACGCGGCGCGCGGGTCCTGGGAACGGCGAGCCCGCGCAACCACGACCTCCTTCGGCGGCTCGGCATCCATCCGCTCGCATACGAGGAGATGCTCGAGGCCGAGATCCGCCGGGCGGCGCCCGACGGCCTCACGGTGGTGCTCGACACGGTGGGTCACGGCACGGTCGACCTCGCGGTCGCGCTCGGCATCGCTCCGGAGCGGATCAACACCGTCGCCGACTACGCCGCCAGGCAGCGACTCCCGGTGCGAGGGGTGGGCGGGGCCGCCGCCGGCCGAGCCGAGCTGGCGCTGATCGCGGGACTGCTCGCCGACGGCGTGACCGAGCTGCCGATCGACTCGGTCCATCCGCTCGAGGATGTGCGTGAGGCGTACGCCCGGTCGATCGAGGGCCATGCCACCGGCAAGATCGTCGTGGTGACCGGATCCGGCGGCGTCTAG
- a CDS encoding suppressor of fused domain protein, which translates to MTDDRDAFPQHVFDALGADPVAFEDLIGGMIRAVEKRPVDGPVTVMTSGASLLPTDSGERVELAVEVLDGQQGAALVALGIVCDDMATNRRVPPVGAPWRNSDPFLSGTGISAILVTPSRWGTTFDEVRASDGSVLGHVRTLRLITDSEAAYAAANGWDALVTAAGSVDALLDVTRGDVVSAPALPGNAPVFLSKLHAEHPPRWVTFTGGELQSVTGLESEEYMNDAANHEVWSVDSFLARFPWVAAFVREVRPGQTGLFTDASGAYVLEDD; encoded by the coding sequence ATGACGGATGACCGCGACGCCTTCCCCCAGCACGTCTTCGATGCACTCGGGGCCGACCCCGTCGCCTTCGAGGACCTGATCGGGGGAATGATCCGGGCGGTGGAGAAGCGGCCCGTCGACGGCCCGGTGACGGTCATGACCTCCGGTGCGTCCCTGCTGCCGACCGACTCGGGAGAGCGAGTCGAGCTGGCGGTGGAGGTGCTCGACGGACAGCAGGGTGCGGCGCTCGTCGCGCTCGGCATCGTCTGCGACGACATGGCGACGAACCGCCGCGTGCCGCCGGTCGGCGCGCCGTGGCGCAACAGCGATCCCTTCCTGTCCGGGACCGGGATCTCGGCGATCCTGGTGACGCCGTCGCGGTGGGGCACGACGTTCGACGAGGTCCGCGCCTCCGACGGTTCGGTGCTCGGGCACGTGCGGACGCTTCGCCTGATAACGGATTCGGAGGCGGCGTACGCGGCCGCGAACGGGTGGGACGCGCTCGTCACGGCGGCGGGCTCGGTCGACGCGCTCCTCGATGTCACGAGGGGCGATGTGGTGTCGGCACCCGCGCTGCCCGGCAACGCGCCCGTGTTCCTGTCGAAGCTGCACGCCGAGCATCCGCCGCGGTGGGTCACCTTCACGGGTGGGGAGCTGCAGTCGGTCACCGGCCTCGAGTCCGAGGAGTACATGAACGACGCGGCGAACCACGAGGTGTGGTCCGTGGACTCGTTCCTCGCCCGGTTCCCCTGGGTCGCCGCCTTCGTGCGGGAGGTCCGGCCGGGGCAGACCGGACTGTTCACCGACGCCTCCGGTGCGTACGTGCTCGAAGACGACTGA
- a CDS encoding DUF4406 domain-containing protein, producing the protein MTTPLLILIAGPYRSGTGGDAALIARNLETLEEAAAPIHRLGHVPMIGEWVALPVLRGMTEADAAEGDVMYETAHRLLKHCDAVLRLPGDSAGADKDVEIALERGLPVYRSVDEIPRRGSAAA; encoded by the coding sequence ATGACGACACCACTCCTGATCCTGATCGCCGGCCCCTACCGCTCGGGCACCGGCGGCGACGCCGCCCTGATCGCCCGCAACCTCGAGACCCTCGAGGAGGCTGCAGCCCCCATCCATCGCCTCGGCCACGTTCCCATGATCGGCGAATGGGTGGCCCTGCCGGTGCTGCGCGGCATGACGGAAGCGGATGCCGCCGAGGGCGACGTCATGTACGAGACCGCCCATCGGCTGCTGAAGCACTGCGACGCCGTGCTGCGGCTCCCCGGCGACTCGGCCGGCGCCGACAAGGACGTCGAGATCGCCCTCGAACGCGGTCTGCCGGTGTATCGCTCGGTCGACGAGATCCCGAGGCGTGGGAGCGCCGCCGCATGA
- a CDS encoding DUF6286 domain-containing protein — MSTPVLRRVVRRETHSPRTVAMFVAVVLLILALAYLGVEIVLSLAAQPALLFGPAAAGAWLVGLPTAQPPALVIAGSAVLALIGVVLIWLAVAPGRLSKHTLDAGKRAVVVDNGVIASALAQHLSEETGLAREAIIVGVGHRSIDVTVRPGAGIPVERSAVQSAAETELQSYRLTRRVRTRVRIERPDHTEDDL; from the coding sequence ATGAGCACCCCTGTTCTGCGTCGCGTCGTCCGACGCGAGACGCATTCCCCGCGCACCGTCGCGATGTTCGTCGCGGTCGTCCTCCTCATCCTCGCCCTCGCATACCTCGGGGTCGAGATCGTGCTGAGCCTCGCCGCGCAGCCCGCGCTCCTGTTCGGGCCCGCCGCGGCCGGGGCCTGGCTCGTGGGTCTGCCCACCGCGCAGCCACCGGCACTCGTGATCGCCGGCAGCGCGGTGCTCGCCCTGATCGGTGTTGTGCTCATCTGGTTGGCGGTCGCACCCGGTCGGCTGTCGAAGCACACCCTGGATGCCGGGAAGCGCGCGGTGGTCGTGGACAACGGCGTGATCGCGAGCGCCCTCGCCCAGCACCTCTCCGAGGAGACGGGACTCGCTCGCGAGGCCATCATCGTCGGGGTCGGCCACCGCAGCATCGACGTCACCGTGCGGCCGGGCGCAGGCATCCCCGTCGAGAGGAGCGCGGTGCAGTCCGCCGCCGAGACCGAGCTGCAGAGCTACCGGCTGACGCGCCGGGTCCGCACCCGGGTGCGCATCGAGCGCCCCGACCACACGGAGGACGACCTGTGA
- a CDS encoding CsbD family protein, giving the protein MGLDDKIKNAAQDIAGKAKEAIGNATDNDKLAAEGKADQVKADAKKAGENVKDAFKK; this is encoded by the coding sequence ATGGGACTCGATGACAAGATCAAGAACGCCGCTCAGGACATCGCCGGCAAGGCGAAGGAAGCGATCGGCAACGCGACCGACAACGACAAGCTCGCCGCCGAAGGCAAGGCCGACCAGGTCAAGGCCGACGCGAAGAAGGCCGGCGAGAACGTGAAGGACGCGTTCAAGAAGTAG
- a CDS encoding Asp23/Gls24 family envelope stress response protein, protein MATQDQNTPATSSATAGENNGAQSSRAAQSNTSASRVDRTSSFSASRIGADTGAAGKTVIADGVVAKVAGIAAREVAGVYALGGGGARAFGAIRDVINATDLAQGVKVEVGETQAAADLTIVVEYPAPIQEVAGNVRAAVAGAITRLVGLEVVEVNVEVNDVHVPGDDTQENEESRVA, encoded by the coding sequence ATGGCAACTCAGGATCAGAACACCCCGGCCACCTCCTCTGCGACCGCCGGCGAGAACAACGGAGCACAGTCCTCGCGCGCCGCGCAGTCGAACACCTCGGCTTCGCGCGTCGATCGCACCTCGTCCTTCTCGGCCTCGCGGATCGGCGCAGACACCGGTGCCGCAGGCAAGACGGTCATCGCAGACGGTGTCGTGGCCAAGGTCGCCGGCATCGCCGCCCGTGAGGTCGCCGGCGTCTACGCGCTCGGTGGCGGTGGAGCACGCGCCTTCGGCGCGATCCGCGATGTGATCAACGCCACCGACCTCGCGCAGGGCGTCAAGGTCGAGGTCGGCGAGACGCAGGCTGCCGCAGACCTGACCATCGTCGTCGAGTACCCCGCGCCCATCCAGGAGGTCGCCGGCAACGTGCGCGCCGCCGTGGCCGGCGCCATCACGCGCCTCGTGGGTCTCGAGGTCGTCGAGGTCAACGTCGAGGTCAACGACGTGCACGTCCCCGGCGACGACACCCAGGAGAACGAGGAGTCGCGAGTCGCATGA
- a CDS encoding SDR family NAD(P)-dependent oxidoreductase, whose amino-acid sequence MAPLALPYLTGRTILVTGANAGIGYWCAEILAGHGARVLLGCRSAERARVAAASIHAHAPGADLGILSVDLGSLASIASAAASLDERLDAVICNAGVKAADRGARTADGLDLMVGTNALGHFALLAQLVPVLADDARVVAVGSLAHRFAEIDPATLAQPWTGPSLRQYGRSKAALMALAFALDRRWRGTARSALCAHPGYAVDPLTPRRDGLAAVSPLTRALSSLSRPLVQGKDAGAAPIVHAAVASDATGGDYWGPGGLLEFRGMPTRVRASDRVRSPRSGTRCGRSPKS is encoded by the coding sequence ATGGCCCCCCTCGCGCTCCCCTACCTCACCGGCCGAACCATCCTCGTGACGGGGGCGAACGCAGGGATCGGCTACTGGTGCGCCGAGATCCTGGCAGGACACGGCGCACGGGTGCTGCTCGGATGCCGCTCAGCGGAGCGCGCTCGCGTCGCGGCTGCCTCGATCCATGCGCACGCGCCCGGCGCCGACCTCGGCATCCTGTCCGTGGATCTCGGCTCTCTCGCGAGCATCGCCTCGGCCGCAGCATCGCTGGATGAGCGCCTCGATGCCGTGATCTGCAACGCCGGGGTGAAGGCGGCTGATCGCGGCGCCCGCACGGCGGACGGGCTGGACCTGATGGTCGGCACGAACGCCCTCGGACACTTCGCGCTCCTCGCGCAGCTCGTGCCGGTGCTCGCCGACGATGCCCGCGTGGTCGCGGTCGGATCGCTCGCGCATCGGTTCGCCGAGATCGATCCGGCCACCCTCGCCCAGCCGTGGACGGGCCCGTCGCTGCGGCAGTACGGCCGTTCGAAGGCCGCGCTCATGGCACTCGCCTTCGCCCTCGACCGTCGGTGGCGGGGCACGGCGCGGTCGGCGCTGTGCGCGCATCCCGGCTATGCCGTCGATCCGCTCACGCCGCGCCGCGACGGACTCGCCGCGGTCTCGCCGCTCACCCGGGCGCTCTCCTCGCTCAGCCGCCCGCTCGTGCAGGGGAAGGATGCGGGAGCCGCGCCGATCGTGCATGCTGCGGTCGCGTCGGACGCCACCGGCGGCGACTACTGGGGACCCGGCGGGTTGCTGGAGTTCCGCGGCATGCCGACGCGTGTGCGTGCGAGCGACCGAGTCCGCTCCCCGAGGTCGGGGACGCGCTGTGGTCGGTCGCCGAAGAGCTGA
- a CDS encoding cysteine hydrolase family protein, with protein sequence MTAQPLSSRTPDREDEQMDQNSPATALLVIDAQESFRQRPDEWAATANPGAIDNIIQLVAHARRRGDVVAWITHAEPGTAGVFDPARGFVRVMDELGPRDDELAVTKTTVNAFTSTDLEEQLRQLGVGQVVVCGIRTEQCCETTARVAADLGFEVLFVTDATTTSPIEAADGLSPVSGDDIMRRTESILSSRGFATVVRTADRVGVSA encoded by the coding sequence ATGACGGCGCAGCCCCTGTCCTCGCGCACCCCCGACCGGGAGGATGAGCAGATGGACCAGAACTCCCCCGCCACCGCTCTGCTCGTGATCGACGCCCAGGAATCCTTCCGGCAGCGGCCGGACGAGTGGGCGGCCACCGCCAACCCCGGCGCCATCGACAACATCATCCAGCTGGTCGCGCACGCGCGCCGACGGGGAGACGTCGTCGCCTGGATCACGCACGCCGAGCCGGGAACGGCAGGGGTGTTCGACCCCGCGCGCGGATTCGTCCGCGTGATGGACGAACTCGGACCTCGTGACGACGAGCTCGCCGTCACGAAGACCACGGTGAACGCCTTCACGTCGACGGATCTCGAGGAGCAGCTGCGGCAGCTCGGCGTCGGACAGGTGGTCGTGTGCGGCATCCGCACCGAGCAGTGCTGCGAGACGACCGCCCGAGTGGCTGCCGACCTGGGCTTCGAGGTCCTCTTCGTGACGGATGCCACCACGACCTCGCCGATCGAGGCCGCCGACGGGCTGTCGCCGGTCTCGGGCGATGACATCATGCGGCGCACCGAGAGCATCCTCTCGTCCCGCGGGTTCGCCACCGTCGTCCGCACCGCGGATCGGGTCGGCGTCTCGGCCTAG